In a genomic window of Magnolia sinica isolate HGM2019 chromosome 16, MsV1, whole genome shotgun sequence:
- the LOC131229419 gene encoding uncharacterized protein LOC131229419 isoform X1, producing MEKKKEEKLTQKNQEIESHEYLTAECQKQTGVDRLRKNSKVGSPPHDAVSSQAQQYIPTLQWPYTPQPSTVEHTLSRQLLNTQQNSPAILNQRQAPLLNPQQQQPNSINHHHQHGQLQVTPSLGAYWLPPRPGFQAALTPYQPLAPAGTTDSSWQAPVVVGASSGSESISTYGYQGGYYPMGFPGPWYPPSLWGQPQQPQPPYSLHYPACTGGYDHFAVPPPASESLSFGQPHQRGIMQLQAKLSQKHQRIWEAQSAENVHLRTALCRVEAELATHRSKLLKLEAEVSSLKTQRDSAAEGSARAGAIPAVQTSKRGRPKRPIASVSSLPFTDDLQPKTRGRKPASCKVETEIKGLIPEKESLNKEEDRAKACQPVLGIGPASFQGETDGKISNTFVNGCPSELCGSKLKLSPDVQTIPTFQNQVHYSPRVQISPVSLTPAVEMKGQDDKEECRKTAFSIPSQHIKGADAAGTSNGNHAWQSNILSEDIRSHAFYDGANIIRQGGKLFSGWSFVNQDASEEPEDVVGSGKDDDEMEEDVSSAADEMSQAKAEGGFGMDPSAVTSNRW from the exons atggaaaagaagaaggaagagaaactCACTCAGAAGAATCAGGAAATAGAATCACATGAATATTTG ACCGCTGAATGCCAGAAACAAACCGGTGTGGATCGTCTTAGAAAGAACTCCAAAGTTGGTAGCCCTCCACATGACGCTGTATCTTCGCAAGCTCAGCAATACATACCGACTCTTCAATGGCCATATACGCCTCAGCCATCCACTGTAGAACACACACTTAGTAGACAGTTGCTTAACACCCAACAAAACTCTCCAGCAATCTTAAACCAAAGACAAGCCCCGTTGCTCAACCCCCAACAGCAGCAACCGAATTCCATCAACCATCATCACCAACACGGGCAATTGCAAGTAACTCCATCGCTTGGGGCCTATTGGCTGCCTCCACGGCCTGGATTCCAAGCAGCCTTAACTCCTTATCAGCCCTTGGCTCCTGCAGGAACCACAGATTCTAGTTGGCAAGCTCCGGTAGTAGTTGGGGCTTCATCAGGAAGCGAATCTATTTCCACATATGGCTATCAAGGTGGTTATTATCCAATGGGATTTCCAG GTCCTTGGTATCCTCCATCTTTGTGGGGGCAACCACAGCAACCACAGCCTCCATATTCTCTGCATTATCCAGCTTGCACTGGAGGATATGATCACTTTGCAGTACCACCGCCAGCATCAGAAAGTTTGTCATTTGGACAACCACATCAGAGAGGAATTATGCAGCTTCAAGCGAAACTTTCTCAGAAACACCAGCGGATATGGGAAGCACAA TCAGCTGAAAATGTTCATCTTCGAACTGCTCTTTGCCGCGTGGAAGCAGAACTGGCTACACACCGGAGTAAGCTACTAAAGCTGGAGGCTGAGGTTTCATCCTTGAAAACACAGCGGGATTCTGCAGCAGAGGGATCCGCCAGGGCTGGTGCCATTCCTGCTGTACAAACATCAAAGAGAGGGAGACCAAAGAGACCCATTGCTTCAGTCAGTTCATTACCCTTTACTGATGATTTACAACCCAAAACTCGCGGAAGAAAGCCCGCATCATGTAAAGTTGAAACTGAGATTAAGGGGTTGATTCCTGAGAAAGAAAGCTTAAACAAGGAAGAAGATAGAGCAAAAGCCTGTCAGCCAGTGCTTGGTATTGGCCCGGCATCTTTTCAAGGGGAAACTGATGGAAAGATCTCAAACACTTTTGTGAATGGCTGCCCCTCCGAGCTCTGTGGAAGCAAGCTTAAGCTCTCTCCGGATGTCCAAACCATACCAACATTTCAAAATCAAGTGCATTACAGTCCCAGAGTCCAAATCAGTCCGGTCAGTCTCACTCCCGCTGTGGAAATGAAAGGACAGGACGACAAGGAAGAATGCCGGAAGACTGCCTTCTCCATCCCATCTCAGCATATCAAGGGAGCTGATGCGGCGGGGACAAGTAATGGGAACCATGCGTGGCAATCGAATATCTTATCCGAGGATATCAGGTCGCATGCTTTCTACGATGGTGCCAATATCATAAGACAAGGAGGGAAGTTGTTCAGTGGATGGAGCTTCGTGAATCAGGATGCTTCGGAGGAGCCTGAGGATGTGGTGGGGTCAGGGAAAGACGATGATGAGATGGAAGAGGATGTTAGTTCGGCAGCGGATGAAATGAGTCAGGCCAAAGCCGAGGGTGGCTTTGGAATGGATCCTTCAGCTGTCACCTCCAATAGGTGGTAA
- the LOC131229789 gene encoding RNA-binding KH domain-containing protein RCF3-like — translation MSFPITPSKRPYDRNPLELNGRAKWQKTAAFNPQLQPLKIPPGSTAFRVLCPALKSGSVIGKGGTVVNKIRKETGAKIRIEETIPGCAERIIVIVGSDKDAETSNDQKKSDDESDDIANDSDDAGEQDESKDDKEVAPIESPQSEKASSSAQKALLRVFERMVEVDPEVDGEDEASKKSSAVYVRLLVLSSQVGCILGKGGSVIKHISAESGAQIRILPRDKLPSCASPFDELVQITGGLDAVRKALQLVSQQLLENPPRDRDSFPASKTAGPSSHPFTPLPQPEIYPPAIHHFPVQGAPYAVRPHSSSDFHPSITPSIPKFHETESVILGRMRTSQEILTFRLLCMDDKIGGVIGKGGSIIKALQHETGCDIKIPDAVADSDDRVIIISGPAHLDDRISAAQDAVLRVQSRVLRPVSDGKEKSMSSRLLVPSNQIGCLLGKGGAIIAEMRKASGAYIRILGKDQIPKCASENEEVVQINGEFEAVQEAVLQITSRLRHHQFRDKFPSMNHPPRSAFPDQGPPFVPYMGRRDLSPPGMYSNLGLPFHKFDGVGGLPHHDERSAFAHGIHRHGFPPHSSERLPSSVPWAAQGTRDGGGPIGISDYTGAPQRRMGGAGGGSQPSFITSTTVEVVVPRSLVASIYGEDGGCLKQIREISGAKITITDTAPGATETVIIISGTPEQTHAAQSLLQAFVMSGTASP, via the exons ATGTCTTTTCCAATAACACCTTCTAAGAGACCCTATGATAGGAATCCTTTAGAGCTGAATGGAAGGGCAAAGTGGCAAAAGACTGCAGCTTTCAATCCACAGCTTCAACCACTGAAAATACCCCCTGGTTCCACTGCTTTTCGGGTACTTTGTCCTGCTTTGAAGTCGGGCAGTGTTATCGGTAAAGGTGGCACCGTTGTAAATAAGATACGCAAAGAAACTGGCGCAAAGATCAGAATTGAGGAAACTATCCCTGGGTGTGCTGAAAGAATTATTGTTATAGTGGGTTCTGATAAAGATGCAGAAACTAGCAATGACCAGAAGAAATCAGATGATGAATCTGATGATATTGCTAATGACTCTGATGATGCTGGGGAACAAGATGAGAGCAAGGATGATAAGGAAGTTGCTCCTATAGAGAGTCCACAATCTGAAAAGGCAAGTTCATCTGCACAAAAGGCTTTGTTGCGTGTTTTTGAGAGAATGGTCGAAGTAGATCCCGAGGTGGATGGGGAAGATGAAGCGAGTAAGAAGTCTTCCGCAGTTTATGTGAGATTGCTTGTGCTTTCTAGCCAAGTTGGTTGCATTCTGGGGAAGGGTGGAAGCGTAATTAAGCATATATCTGCAGAAAGTGGGGCGCAGATCCGGATCCTTCCTAGGGACAAGCTTCCTTCATGTGCTTCGCCCTTTGATGAACTGGTCCAG ATAACAGGAGGGTTAGATGCAGTTAGGAAAGCTCTTCAACTGGTTTCTCAACAGCTTCTTGAGAACCCACCTCGTGACCGTGATTCATTTCCTGCAAGCAAGACTGCCGGGCCATCATCTCATCCGTTTACGCCTCTTCCTCAGCCAGAAATTTACCCACCTGCAATTCATCATTTCCCTGTTCAAGGGGCACCATATGCTGTCAGGCCTCATTCTAGCTCTGATTTTCATCCAAGCATCACCCCAtctattcctaaatttcatgaaaCTGAAAGTGTTATCTTGGGTCGAATGAGGACTTCTCAGGAAATACTCACATTCAGGTTGTTGTGTATGGATGATAAGATCGGAGGTGTGATAGGGAAAGGAGGGAGCATAATAAAAGCGCTCCAACACGAAACAGGTTGTGATATCAAAATTCCTGATGCTGTTGCTGACTCAGATGACCGTGTCATAATTATATCCGGCCCTGCA CATCTGGATGATAGGATCTCTGCTGCACAGGATGCAGTCCTTCGAGTTCAGAGCAGGGTTTTGAGACCTGTATCTGACGGTAAAGAGAAAAGTATGTCGTCTAGGCTTCTTGTTCCTTCTAATCAGATTGGTTGCCTTCTTGGCAAGGGCGGTGCCATAATAGCTGAAATGAGAAAGGCATCTGGTGCGTACATACGTATTTTGGGGAAGGATCAGATCCCAAAATGTGCCTCGGAAAATGAAGAAGTAGTTCAG ATAAATGGGGAATTTGAGGCAGTTCAGGAAGCGGTGTTGCAAATAACTTCAAGGTTGCGGCATCATCAATTCCGTGATAAGTTTCCTTCCATGAACCATCCACCACGTTCTGCTTTTCCCGATCAAGGACCTCCTTTTGTTCCCTACATGGGAAGGAGGGATCTTTCACCACCTGGAATGTATTCTAATTTGGGCCTCCCCTTTCACAAGTTTGATGGTGTTGGGGGCCTTCCTCATCATGATGAACGATCTGCTTTTGCTCATGGCATTCACAGACATGGCTTCCCCCCACATAGTTCTGAAAGACTACCATCCTCAGTGCCATGGGCAGCTCAG GGCACACGGGATGGTGGTGGTCCAATTGGAATTTCAGATTACACAGGAGCTCCCCAGCGAAGAATGGGTGGAGCTGGAGG TGGAAGCCAGCCATCTTTTATCACAAGCACGACTGTAGAAGTTGTTGTTCCTCGATCACTTGTTGCTTCTATCTATGGAGAGGATGGAGGCTGTTTAAAACAGATACGCGAG ATTTCTGGTGCTAAAATTACCATCACTGATACTGCACCTGGGGCAACTGAGACTGTCATTATAATATCGGGAACACCCGAACAGACCCATGCTGCACAGAGCCTGCTTCAAGCATTTGTAATGAGCGGGACAGCTTCCCCCTGA
- the LOC131229419 gene encoding uncharacterized protein LOC131229419 isoform X2 has protein sequence MEKKKEEKLTQKNQEIESHEYLKQTGVDRLRKNSKVGSPPHDAVSSQAQQYIPTLQWPYTPQPSTVEHTLSRQLLNTQQNSPAILNQRQAPLLNPQQQQPNSINHHHQHGQLQVTPSLGAYWLPPRPGFQAALTPYQPLAPAGTTDSSWQAPVVVGASSGSESISTYGYQGGYYPMGFPGPWYPPSLWGQPQQPQPPYSLHYPACTGGYDHFAVPPPASESLSFGQPHQRGIMQLQAKLSQKHQRIWEAQSAENVHLRTALCRVEAELATHRSKLLKLEAEVSSLKTQRDSAAEGSARAGAIPAVQTSKRGRPKRPIASVSSLPFTDDLQPKTRGRKPASCKVETEIKGLIPEKESLNKEEDRAKACQPVLGIGPASFQGETDGKISNTFVNGCPSELCGSKLKLSPDVQTIPTFQNQVHYSPRVQISPVSLTPAVEMKGQDDKEECRKTAFSIPSQHIKGADAAGTSNGNHAWQSNILSEDIRSHAFYDGANIIRQGGKLFSGWSFVNQDASEEPEDVVGSGKDDDEMEEDVSSAADEMSQAKAEGGFGMDPSAVTSNRW, from the exons atggaaaagaagaaggaagagaaactCACTCAGAAGAATCAGGAAATAGAATCACATGAATATTTG AAACAAACCGGTGTGGATCGTCTTAGAAAGAACTCCAAAGTTGGTAGCCCTCCACATGACGCTGTATCTTCGCAAGCTCAGCAATACATACCGACTCTTCAATGGCCATATACGCCTCAGCCATCCACTGTAGAACACACACTTAGTAGACAGTTGCTTAACACCCAACAAAACTCTCCAGCAATCTTAAACCAAAGACAAGCCCCGTTGCTCAACCCCCAACAGCAGCAACCGAATTCCATCAACCATCATCACCAACACGGGCAATTGCAAGTAACTCCATCGCTTGGGGCCTATTGGCTGCCTCCACGGCCTGGATTCCAAGCAGCCTTAACTCCTTATCAGCCCTTGGCTCCTGCAGGAACCACAGATTCTAGTTGGCAAGCTCCGGTAGTAGTTGGGGCTTCATCAGGAAGCGAATCTATTTCCACATATGGCTATCAAGGTGGTTATTATCCAATGGGATTTCCAG GTCCTTGGTATCCTCCATCTTTGTGGGGGCAACCACAGCAACCACAGCCTCCATATTCTCTGCATTATCCAGCTTGCACTGGAGGATATGATCACTTTGCAGTACCACCGCCAGCATCAGAAAGTTTGTCATTTGGACAACCACATCAGAGAGGAATTATGCAGCTTCAAGCGAAACTTTCTCAGAAACACCAGCGGATATGGGAAGCACAA TCAGCTGAAAATGTTCATCTTCGAACTGCTCTTTGCCGCGTGGAAGCAGAACTGGCTACACACCGGAGTAAGCTACTAAAGCTGGAGGCTGAGGTTTCATCCTTGAAAACACAGCGGGATTCTGCAGCAGAGGGATCCGCCAGGGCTGGTGCCATTCCTGCTGTACAAACATCAAAGAGAGGGAGACCAAAGAGACCCATTGCTTCAGTCAGTTCATTACCCTTTACTGATGATTTACAACCCAAAACTCGCGGAAGAAAGCCCGCATCATGTAAAGTTGAAACTGAGATTAAGGGGTTGATTCCTGAGAAAGAAAGCTTAAACAAGGAAGAAGATAGAGCAAAAGCCTGTCAGCCAGTGCTTGGTATTGGCCCGGCATCTTTTCAAGGGGAAACTGATGGAAAGATCTCAAACACTTTTGTGAATGGCTGCCCCTCCGAGCTCTGTGGAAGCAAGCTTAAGCTCTCTCCGGATGTCCAAACCATACCAACATTTCAAAATCAAGTGCATTACAGTCCCAGAGTCCAAATCAGTCCGGTCAGTCTCACTCCCGCTGTGGAAATGAAAGGACAGGACGACAAGGAAGAATGCCGGAAGACTGCCTTCTCCATCCCATCTCAGCATATCAAGGGAGCTGATGCGGCGGGGACAAGTAATGGGAACCATGCGTGGCAATCGAATATCTTATCCGAGGATATCAGGTCGCATGCTTTCTACGATGGTGCCAATATCATAAGACAAGGAGGGAAGTTGTTCAGTGGATGGAGCTTCGTGAATCAGGATGCTTCGGAGGAGCCTGAGGATGTGGTGGGGTCAGGGAAAGACGATGATGAGATGGAAGAGGATGTTAGTTCGGCAGCGGATGAAATGAGTCAGGCCAAAGCCGAGGGTGGCTTTGGAATGGATCCTTCAGCTGTCACCTCCAATAGGTGGTAA
- the LOC131229419 gene encoding uncharacterized protein LOC131229419 isoform X3 codes for MDAHKKIIKYGIWTAECQKQTGVDRLRKNSKVGSPPHDAVSSQAQQYIPTLQWPYTPQPSTVEHTLSRQLLNTQQNSPAILNQRQAPLLNPQQQQPNSINHHHQHGQLQVTPSLGAYWLPPRPGFQAALTPYQPLAPAGTTDSSWQAPVVVGASSGSESISTYGYQGGYYPMGFPGPWYPPSLWGQPQQPQPPYSLHYPACTGGYDHFAVPPPASESLSFGQPHQRGIMQLQAKLSQKHQRIWEAQSAENVHLRTALCRVEAELATHRSKLLKLEAEVSSLKTQRDSAAEGSARAGAIPAVQTSKRGRPKRPIASVSSLPFTDDLQPKTRGRKPASCKVETEIKGLIPEKESLNKEEDRAKACQPVLGIGPASFQGETDGKISNTFVNGCPSELCGSKLKLSPDVQTIPTFQNQVHYSPRVQISPVSLTPAVEMKGQDDKEECRKTAFSIPSQHIKGADAAGTSNGNHAWQSNILSEDIRSHAFYDGANIIRQGGKLFSGWSFVNQDASEEPEDVVGSGKDDDEMEEDVSSAADEMSQAKAEGGFGMDPSAVTSNRW; via the exons ATGGATGCACATAAAAAGATAATCAAATATGGTATTTGG ACCGCTGAATGCCAGAAACAAACCGGTGTGGATCGTCTTAGAAAGAACTCCAAAGTTGGTAGCCCTCCACATGACGCTGTATCTTCGCAAGCTCAGCAATACATACCGACTCTTCAATGGCCATATACGCCTCAGCCATCCACTGTAGAACACACACTTAGTAGACAGTTGCTTAACACCCAACAAAACTCTCCAGCAATCTTAAACCAAAGACAAGCCCCGTTGCTCAACCCCCAACAGCAGCAACCGAATTCCATCAACCATCATCACCAACACGGGCAATTGCAAGTAACTCCATCGCTTGGGGCCTATTGGCTGCCTCCACGGCCTGGATTCCAAGCAGCCTTAACTCCTTATCAGCCCTTGGCTCCTGCAGGAACCACAGATTCTAGTTGGCAAGCTCCGGTAGTAGTTGGGGCTTCATCAGGAAGCGAATCTATTTCCACATATGGCTATCAAGGTGGTTATTATCCAATGGGATTTCCAG GTCCTTGGTATCCTCCATCTTTGTGGGGGCAACCACAGCAACCACAGCCTCCATATTCTCTGCATTATCCAGCTTGCACTGGAGGATATGATCACTTTGCAGTACCACCGCCAGCATCAGAAAGTTTGTCATTTGGACAACCACATCAGAGAGGAATTATGCAGCTTCAAGCGAAACTTTCTCAGAAACACCAGCGGATATGGGAAGCACAA TCAGCTGAAAATGTTCATCTTCGAACTGCTCTTTGCCGCGTGGAAGCAGAACTGGCTACACACCGGAGTAAGCTACTAAAGCTGGAGGCTGAGGTTTCATCCTTGAAAACACAGCGGGATTCTGCAGCAGAGGGATCCGCCAGGGCTGGTGCCATTCCTGCTGTACAAACATCAAAGAGAGGGAGACCAAAGAGACCCATTGCTTCAGTCAGTTCATTACCCTTTACTGATGATTTACAACCCAAAACTCGCGGAAGAAAGCCCGCATCATGTAAAGTTGAAACTGAGATTAAGGGGTTGATTCCTGAGAAAGAAAGCTTAAACAAGGAAGAAGATAGAGCAAAAGCCTGTCAGCCAGTGCTTGGTATTGGCCCGGCATCTTTTCAAGGGGAAACTGATGGAAAGATCTCAAACACTTTTGTGAATGGCTGCCCCTCCGAGCTCTGTGGAAGCAAGCTTAAGCTCTCTCCGGATGTCCAAACCATACCAACATTTCAAAATCAAGTGCATTACAGTCCCAGAGTCCAAATCAGTCCGGTCAGTCTCACTCCCGCTGTGGAAATGAAAGGACAGGACGACAAGGAAGAATGCCGGAAGACTGCCTTCTCCATCCCATCTCAGCATATCAAGGGAGCTGATGCGGCGGGGACAAGTAATGGGAACCATGCGTGGCAATCGAATATCTTATCCGAGGATATCAGGTCGCATGCTTTCTACGATGGTGCCAATATCATAAGACAAGGAGGGAAGTTGTTCAGTGGATGGAGCTTCGTGAATCAGGATGCTTCGGAGGAGCCTGAGGATGTGGTGGGGTCAGGGAAAGACGATGATGAGATGGAAGAGGATGTTAGTTCGGCAGCGGATGAAATGAGTCAGGCCAAAGCCGAGGGTGGCTTTGGAATGGATCCTTCAGCTGTCACCTCCAATAGGTGGTAA